In Microbacterium sp. No. 7, the genomic window GATCGCATGCCCTGCGCCATCCACTTCAGCGGGAACGCGGATGCCGCGTTCTGCAGCCACTCGGGCAGCAGGAAGAAGGCGAGGTACACGCCCGAGACGAACTGCAGCACGAGCACGATCGGGATGACGACCGCGCTCGCGCTGCGGCCCGAGCGCGGCACCGCCGACAGCGCGATGCCGAGGAGCGCCGAGGTCGCGAGCCCGAGCACGAACACCCACGCGAACACGAGCCAGCGCTCGCCGTCGGCCGGTAGCTCGACGTCGAACGCGAGCACGCTCACGACCAGGAGCAGCCCGACCTGCAGCGTGCCGGTGACCGCGACCTGCGCGAACTTGCCGATGAAGTAGCTCACGGCCGGCAGCGGCGTGCCGCCGAGGCGCTTGAGCGTGCCGTCGCTGCGCTCCATCGCGATGTCGATCGCGAGGTTCTGCACGCCCGACAGCAGCAGCCCCGCGGCGATCATCCCGGGCAGGTAGTACTGGCCGGCCGAGACGGCCGGGAGACCGGCATCCCCTCCCGGCCCGACCTCGGAGAAGATCGTCGCGAACAGCGACAGCATGAGCACGGGGAACAGGAACGTGAAGAACACCTGGTCGGGCGAGCGGAAGTAGCCGCGGATCTCATAGCCGGCGCGGTGCACGCCGAGGCGGACGGCGTTCATCGTGCCGCCTCCTCGGCCTGCGGGGCGTCGTCGGCCACGAGCGTGAGGTAGATGTCCTCGAGCGACGGACGCACGATCTCCAGCCCCAGCGGCTCATCGCCCAGCCGTTCGCCGAGCGCGCGGGCGAGCGCGAGCGGGGTCGTCGTGCGCTCCTCGCGCGGACGGCCGTCCTCGATCCAGCGCACGATCGGGACGCGCGCCTCGGCGCTGCCGAGCCCGGCGACGGGCCCGATCGCGCGCAGCCGCCCGCGGGCGATGACGGCCACCCGGTCGGCGAGCTGGGCCGCCTCGTCGAGGTAGTGCGTCGTGAGCACGATCGTCGTGCCGCCGGTCTGCAGGCGCCGGATCAGCTCCCAGAACTCGCGGCGCGCGTGCGGGTCGAAGCCCGTCGTCGGCTCGTCGAGGAACAGCAGCTCGGGGTTGCCGACGATGCCGAGCGCCACGTCGACGCGTCGCTGCTGGCCGCCGCTGAGCTTCGCGATGCGCGTCGAGGCGCGGTCTTCGAGCCCGACGGCGGCGATGACCTCGTCCACGTCGCGCGGGTTCGGGAAGAACCCGGCGAACTGGCGCAGCTGCTCGCGCACGGTCGCCGTGCCCGCCTGCCCCGCCGTCTGCAGCACGATGCCGAGCCGCGCCTTCCAGTCCAGCCCGCCGCCCTCGGGGTCGACCCCGAGCACGTGCACGTCGCCGCCGCTGCGGCGCCGGTATCCCTCCAGGATCTCGACGGTCGTCGACTTGCCCGCGCCGTTCGGCCCGAGCAGGGCGAACGTCTCGCCCCGCGCGATGTCGAACGTCACGCCGTCGACGACCGCGCGGTCGCCGTATGTCTTGCGCAGGCTCTGCACCCGCACCGCTGTCTCTGCCATGTCTCCAGGCTCCTCGCCGCCGCGGCCCCCCGGCAGCCGTCATCCGTGGGAGGCGGCATCCCTCGTTCGGTGGATGCCGCGGTCCGCGGCGTCACGGCCTCGGCGACCCGGCCCGCGATGTGCACCGTGCAGGACAGATCGGCCGAGCGCCCCCGCGAGCCCGCCGAACCGGCCGGGATCCACCATCCGTCCTGCACTGCGCACCGGGCGCCTCGGCCACGCCGGCACCGGCCCGGCGGCGTTTTTACACCGCACCCAGAAAGCGGTACCCTGTGTGCCTAGTGCGCCGCCCCCGCACGCAGGAGCCATGACCTCCCCCTCTCTTTCCGCGCGTTCTCCGCATCCCTCCGTCAGCGTCGTCGGCGCCGGACGGCTCGGGACCGTCATCGCGCGCGCCCTGCGCGCGGCGGGCCTCACGACGCACGGACCGACCCGACGCGGCGAGCCCGTGCCGGCCGCCGACGTCACGCTGCTGTGCGTGCCCGACGGCGAGATCGCGGCGATGGTCGCCACCCTGCGCGGCCCGGCCACGCTCATCGGGCACACGTCGGGCGCGACGCCGCTCGGCGCGGCCGACTTCGCGCTGCACCCGCTGCAGACGTTCCTCGGCGACGAGCGGCCCGGCATCCTGCACGGCATCGGATGCGCCGTCGCGGGCCGCGCCCCCGACGCGCTCGCCACGGCCACCGGGCTCGCCGATACGCTCGGCATGCGGCCGTTCGCCGTCGCCGACGAGCACCGCGCGACGTACCACGCCGCGGCATCCGTCGCCTCGAACTATCTCGTGACGCTGCAGGATGCCGCGGAGCGGCTGCTCGCCCCCCTCGGGCTCGCGGGCGACGAGGCGCGCGCGATCCTGGCCCCGCTCGTGCGCAGCACCGTCGACAACTGGGCCGCACGCGGCCCCGAGGCCGCTCTCACGGGCCCCATCGCGCGCGGTGACGAGGCGACCGTGCGGCGCCAGCGCGACGCCGTGCGCGCCCACGCCGCCGAGCTGCTGCCGCTGTTCGACGCGCTCGCCGACCGCACGCGCGCGCTCGCCGCACGGACCGCCATCCCCACGCAGGCCGCCGCCCCCGTACAGGCCCCCGCCCCCGCACAGGGGAGACGCGCGTCATGAGGATCGTCCGCACGGTCGCCGAGGTGCGCGCCGCCGTGGCCGAGGCACGGCGGGACGGACGGACCGTCGGGCTCGTCCCGACGATGGGCGCCTTCCACGAGGGGCACCTGTCGCTGATCCGCCGCGCGCGCGAGACGACGGGCCTCGTGGTCGTGTCGCTCTTCGTCAACCCCACGCAGTTCGCGCCGGGCGAGGACCTCAGCACGTACCCGCGCGACGAGGCGCGGGACGCCGCGCTGGCCGAGCGGTCCGGCGCCGACGTCCTCTTCGCCCCCGAGCCGGCCGAGGTCTACCCCGACGGCTTCGCGACCACCGTCCACGTCTCGGGCGTCACCGAGGTGCTGTGCGGCGCCGCGCGCGGCGCGCACCACTTCGACGGCGTCGCGACCGTCGTCGCCAAGCTCTTCGGCATGGTCGCGCCCGACGTCGCGTTCTTCGGTCAGAAGGACGCACAGCAGGTGCTCGTCGTGCGCCGCCTCGTGCGCGACCTCGACATGCCCGTGCGCATCGAGGCCTGTCCCATCGTGCGCGAGGCCGACGGCCTGGCGATGAGCTCGCGCAACGTCTACCTCACCGACGACGACCGCCGTCGCGCCACGGCCCTGAACCGCGCCCTCGCGGCGGCCGAGCGCGTCGTCGAGAGCGGCGAGACCGGCGCGGACGCCGTGCTCGCCGCGGCCCGGGCCGAGCTGGCCGCCGCGGGCGTCGACCCCGAATACCTCGAGCTGCGCGACCCCGACGACCTGCACGAGGTCGATCGGATCGCGCCGGCCGCCCTGCTCGCCGTCGCGGCGCGCGTCGGGGCGGCACGACTCATCGACAACCGAATCCTGAAGGAGAGGCGCTGATGCGGCGCACGATGCTGAAGTCGAAGATCCACCGCGCGACCATCACCGGGAGCGACCTGAACTACGTGGGCTCGATCACGATCGACCCCGACCTGCTGGAGCGCGCCGACATCCGCGAGCACGAGCAGGTGCACGTGGTCGACGTGAACAACGGCTCGCGCTTCGAGACCTACACGATCGCGGGCGTGCGCGGCTCGGGCACCGTGCAGGTCAACGGCGCCGCGGCGCGCCTCGTGCACGCGGGCGACACCGTCATCGTGATCTCCTACGCCGACTACGACGAGGCCGAGCTCGACGCGTACGAGCCGGTCGTCGTGCACGTCGACCGCGACAACGCGATCATCACGGTCGACGACGCCGTCGCCGAGCTGCGCACGCCGCCCGCGCAGCACGACCTCGCGGGTCTGCGCGCCAGGGACGTGTTCGCGTGAGCGTGCAGCCCGCGGCATCCGCGCGCCGCCCGGTCACCCTGCCGGAGCTCGCCGAGCGCAAGGCGCTCGGTCAGCCGATCGCGATGATCACCGCCTACGACTACGCGAGCGCGCGGGTCGCCGAGGCCGCGGGCGCCGACATGGTGCTCGTGGGCGACTCGGCCGCGATGACGGTGCTCGGCTATCCCAGCACCGTGCCCGTCTCGGTCGACGAGATGATCATGCTCACCGCCGCCGTGCGCCGCGGCCTCTCGGTGCCGCTGCTCGTCGCCGACCTGCCGTTCGGCTCGTACGAGCGCTCCGACGAGCAGGCGGTCGAGACCGCGCAGCGGTTCGTGAAGGAGACCGGCTGCGACGCCGTGAAGATCGAGCGCGGCGGCACGACGGTCGACCGGGCGCGCGCGATCGTGGCCGCCGGCATCGCCGTCGTGGGGCACGTGGGCCTCACGCCGCAGACGGCCGTGCTCGCCGGCGGGTTCCGCGCGCAGGGACGCACCGCGGAGGCCGCCCTCGAGGTGTGCCGCGCCGCCGTCGCCCTGCAGGACGCGGGATGCTCGGCGATCGTCTTCGAGGCGATCCCGAGCGACGTGACCGAGGTCGTCATGCCGCTCATGCGCATCCCGGTGATCGGCATCGGCGCGGGCCCTGCCACCGACGGGCAGGTGCTCGTGTTCCACGACGTGCTGGGGATGCACGACGGCCATCAGCCGCGGTTCGTGAAGCGCTACGCGAGCCTGCTGGAGAGCATGACCGCCGCGGTCACCGACTACGTCGCCGAGGTGCACGCGGGCGCCTTCCCCACGGCCGCGCACGGCTACGGCATGGCCGCCGGCGAGGCCGAGCGGCTGCGCGAGCTGATCGCCCTGTCGGAGATCGGCCTGCGGCATCCCGTGACCGACCCGTCGCCGACTACGCTCGTATCGTGACTGAACGCGCCCCGCTCTCCCGCAAGCCCCGTGTGTCCCGGAAGCTCAGTGCCATCGCCGAGTCGGCCACCCTCAAGGTCGACGCCAAGGCCAAGGCGCTGAAGGCCGAAGGCAAGCCCGTCATCTCCTACGCCGCCGGCGAGCCCGACTTCCCCACCCCGGCGTTCGTCGTGGATGCCGCCGCCGAGGCGCTGCACGACCCCGCGAACTTCCGCTACACGCCGGCGGCGGGCCTGCCGGTGCTGCGCGAGGCGATCGCCGCCAAGACGCTGCGCGACTCGGGGCTCGAGGTCTCGCCGAGCCAGGTCGTCGTCACCAACGGCGGCAAGCAGGCCGTGTACCAGGCCTTCCAGGCGGTCGTGAACCCGGGCGACGAGGTGCTGCTGCCGGCGCCGTACTGGACGACCTACCCCGAGGCGATCCGCCTGGCCGACGGCGTGCCCGTCGAGGTGTTCGCGGGCGCCGACCAGGAGTACAAGGTCACGGTCGCGCAGCTCGAGGCCGCGCGCACCGACCGCACGACCGTGCTCGTGTTCGTGTCGCCCTCGAACCCCACGGGCTCCGTGTACACCCCCGAGGAGACCGCCGCGATCGGCCAGTGGGCCCTCGAGCACGGCATCTGGGTCATCACCGACGAGATCTACCAGAACCTCGTCTACGACGGCGTGCGCGCCATGTCGATCGTCGAGGCCGTGCCGGAGCTGGCCGGCCAGACCCTGCTGCTCAACGGCGTCGCCAAGACGTATGCGATGACGGGCTGGCGCGTGGGCTGGATGGTGGGCCCCGCCGACGCCATCAAGCTCGCCGCGAACCTGCAGTCGCACCTCAGCTCCAACGTCAACAACGTCGCTCAGCGCGCCGCCGCGGCCGCGCTCACGGGATCGCAGGACGACGCCGAGCAGATGCGCCTGGCGTTCGACCGCCGCCGCCGCCTGATCGTCGACGAGCTGTCGAAGATCCCCGGCGTCACGGTGCCGACGCCGCTCGGCGCCTTCTACGTCTACCCCGACGTGACGGGGCTGCTCGGCAAGACCTGGCGCGGCGTCACCCCGACCACGACGCTGGAGCTCGCCGACCTCATCCTCGACGAGGCCGAGGTCGCCGTCGTGCCCGGCGAGGCCTTCGGCCCCAGCGGCTACCTGCGCCTGTCGTACGCCCTCGGCGACGACCAGCTGCTCGAGGGCGCCCAGCGCCTCCAGCGCCTGTTCACCTGACCCACCGGGATGCCGCCCCTCCGGCATCCATCCGTCGAGAGTGCATCCGGCGGCCGAGGATGCACGTCGGCGCCGCACTCTGGGCCGCCAGATGCATTCTCGGCGCCCGGATGCACTCTCGGGGATCACGGGGGCGCGAGATCACGGGGGCGCGGGGTCAGCGGGGCGCGGTGGTGGGGTGGCGGGAGTGAGCCGGGCCCGCGTCAGAGCGCGGGGATGTCGATGCGGGTGACGGGGGTCGGGTTGCCGGCGCTGTCGGTCTGGTAGAGGCAGTAGGTGGCGGGCAGGTCGGTGGCCTCGATCATGAGCGGGACGATGCGGAAGCCCTCGAACGAGGCGGTGTCGTCGCAGTCGGCCTCGCCGAGCGGGCCCCAGGTGTAGCGCGAGTTCGCGAGCTCCGGCGACCGCACGAACGGCTGCACGACGACCACGTCGTCGATCCGCTCGACCGTCGCGCCCGCGGGCCACACGGGCGGCGTGCGGTCGACCGTGAAGACGATCGTCGCGGCGCCCGCGTAGTTCTCGCCCTGCACGGCGCACAGCGCGTACCGGCCCTCGGTCTCGGGCAGCACGGGCTCGACGACGAGCCCCTCGCCCCAGCCGACGCCCTCTCCCCCGGGCAGCGGCTGCGCGTCGGCGCCCGCGTAGGTCGCGGCATCCCCGCACGCCGTCGCATCGCCGAGCGGCACGAGCGCCGTGCGCACGGTGCCCGGGCGGGCGCCGACGAGCTCGGCCTGCGGCGTGCGGCCGAAGCCGTCGAGCAGGCCGCCGCCGCGGAAGGCGCCGCCGCCGGCGAGCGCCGTGAGGTCCGACACGGGCAGGGGGCACGCGTCGCCGAGCGCGAACACGCCCGTGACGGCGTCGAAGCAACGGCCGACGCCCGCGACCGACTGCGCATAGCTGGTGCGCGGCGCCATCGCGACGCCGTCGGCCGTGACCTCGCACGGCCCGTTCAGCTCGCACGCCTCCTCGGCGAGGGCGCCCCACGAGGTCGTGTTGATCATCGCGACGATCTCGGTCGGCGCGCCGTCGGCATCGACCGCGAACACGCCCGACCCGCTCGAGCCCTGCTGGATCCCCTCGCAGTCGTTCGACCATGCGCCGGACCACAGCCAGTGGCTCTCCAGCAGCGTGTGCTGCGCACCGAGCGTGCATTCGCCGCGGCGCAGCACGATGTCGGCGGGGTCGGCGATGTCCTGCACCGGCACGCCGACGTTGACGGCGGTGCTGCCCTTCGCGGGCTCCGCGGCGGCGATGGGCACGGCGCGCAGGCCGAGGTCCTGCAGCTCGCCCAGGGTGCGGTCGAGGCGCACGATCGCGGTGTCGGTGTGGCGCATGGTCGAGTACGCGAGCTCGACGACCTCGGCCGTGAACGTGCCGTCGAGGTTCCCCTCGGCGCGCAGGAACTCCGCGGTGCCGAACCAGTCCTCGTCGATCGTCGTCTGCTGCGGCGGACGGCCGACGTCGCCGACGCAGTGGCCGTTGGTGAGCACGTAGCCCGGGCCGGCCGGCACGCCCGTGTCGATGAGCGTGCCGCTGCACGACGAGCCCGCGTTGAGCGCCACGACACCGCTGAACGCCACGAGCGCCTCGAGGGACAGCGGGGATGCCAGGGGCTCCTTCGCCTCGTCGGTCCACGGCACGGTCGGCTCGGGCCACGGCAGCGCCTCGTCCGTCGTGCCCGTCGCGGTGCAGCCCGCCAGCAGCAGCGCCGCCGCGATCGTCGCCGCGGCCGACACCGCTCCGTTCCTCGTGCGCGCCATCGCGACCCCCCTCGTCGCTCACACCCTATCGGCGGTCGCGAGCGGCGCGACGACGGGCGACCGGGAGAAATCCCGTGTCAGAGCTCGACGCCGACGAGCACGGGCTCGGGCTGCAGGATGATGCCGAAGTCCGACTGCACGCGCTGCACCGCGAGGCGGGCGAGCTCGGCGACCTCCCCGGCGGTCGCGCCGCCGCGGTTGGTGAGCGCGAGCGCGTGCTTGGTCGAGAGCCCCGCGCGCGAGCGCGGCAGCCGGAAGCCCTTGCGCAGCCCGACGTGCTCGATGAGCCACGCGGCCGACAGCTTGACGTCGGGCACCGCGGGCCGCCGCACGGGGACCTGCCCGTCCCAGCTGCCGAGCGGGATCACGGTGACGGGATCGGCGTCGGGCGCCATCGGCCAGCGCGGGCAGTCGTCGGGCAGGGTGCGCGCGAACGACGCCGAGACGACCGGGTTCTGGAAGAACGACCCGGCGCTATGCGTGTCGGCATCCGTCTCGTCGAGCACCATGCCCTTGCCGGCGCGGATGCGCAGCACGGTCTCGCGGATCCACGCGAGCGACACCGCCGCCGACGCGTCGAGCCCCAGCGCCTGGCGCAGCTGCGCGCCGCGCACGGGCACGTCGCCGCGCCCCACGCGCTCGAGCTCGAGCGTGATCGAGAGCACGACGGCGGGGCGGACGGGCACGGAGCCGTAGTGCTGCTTGAGCACCGACGTGCGCAGCCCCAGGCCGAGCTCGGCGGCGGGGACGACGGAGACCTCGCCCGTCGACTCGTCGAGCAGCTCGACCTCGACGAGGGTCTGCACGACCTCCTGCCCGTAGGCGCCGATGTTCTGGATCGGGGCCGCGCCGGCGGTGCCCGGGATGCCGCTCATCGCGGCGATGCCCGCGAGCCCCTCGTCGACCGTGAACGCGACGAGGCGGTCCCACTCGTGGCCGGCCTGCACCCGCAGCCGTTCGAAGCCCTCGCGGGGCGACGGCAGCCGCTTGACACCCTGCGTGCGGATCAGCACCACGGTGCCGTCGAAGGGCTCGTCGGCGACGAGCACGTTCGATCCGCCGCCGAGCACGAGCCACGGCTCGCGGTCGTCCCAGAGGGCGCGCAGCGTCTCGACCAGCTCGTCGCGCGTCGTCGCCTCGACCATGCGGGCGGGCGTGCCGCCGACGCGCAGCGTCGTGAGCTCGGAGAGCGGGATCGGCGCGATCTTGGGCATGGACGTCACGCCGGCAGGCTCACGCGCACCTGCGCCTTGCCGAGCACCGTCGTGTCGCCGTGCGTGACCGTCAGGTCGATGCGGGCGCCGGTCTCGTCGACCGCCCCGACCTTGGCGGTCACGGTCACGTCGGCGCCGGCCTCGGCATCCACGACCACGGGGCGCGTGAAGCGCACCCCGTACTCCTGCACCCGGCCGGTGTCGCCCAGCCACTCGCCGATCGTGGCGACGGCGAGGCCCATCGTGAGCATGCCGTGCGCCAGCACGCCGGGCAGGCCG contains:
- a CDS encoding trypsin-like serine peptidase, which translates into the protein MARTRNGAVSAAATIAAALLLAGCTATGTTDEALPWPEPTVPWTDEAKEPLASPLSLEALVAFSGVVALNAGSSCSGTLIDTGVPAGPGYVLTNGHCVGDVGRPPQQTTIDEDWFGTAEFLRAEGNLDGTFTAEVVELAYSTMRHTDTAIVRLDRTLGELQDLGLRAVPIAAAEPAKGSTAVNVGVPVQDIADPADIVLRRGECTLGAQHTLLESHWLWSGAWSNDCEGIQQGSSGSGVFAVDADGAPTEIVAMINTTSWGALAEEACELNGPCEVTADGVAMAPRTSYAQSVAGVGRCFDAVTGVFALGDACPLPVSDLTALAGGGAFRGGGLLDGFGRTPQAELVGARPGTVRTALVPLGDATACGDAATYAGADAQPLPGGEGVGWGEGLVVEPVLPETEGRYALCAVQGENYAGAATIVFTVDRTPPVWPAGATVERIDDVVVVQPFVRSPELANSRYTWGPLGEADCDDTASFEGFRIVPLMIEATDLPATYCLYQTDSAGNPTPVTRIDIPAL
- a CDS encoding pyridoxal phosphate-dependent aminotransferase — its product is MTERAPLSRKPRVSRKLSAIAESATLKVDAKAKALKAEGKPVISYAAGEPDFPTPAFVVDAAAEALHDPANFRYTPAAGLPVLREAIAAKTLRDSGLEVSPSQVVVTNGGKQAVYQAFQAVVNPGDEVLLPAPYWTTYPEAIRLADGVPVEVFAGADQEYKVTVAQLEAARTDRTTVLVFVSPSNPTGSVYTPEETAAIGQWALEHGIWVITDEIYQNLVYDGVRAMSIVEAVPELAGQTLLLNGVAKTYAMTGWRVGWMVGPADAIKLAANLQSHLSSNVNNVAQRAAAAALTGSQDDAEQMRLAFDRRRRLIVDELSKIPGVTVPTPLGAFYVYPDVTGLLGKTWRGVTPTTTLELADLILDEAEVAVVPGEAFGPSGYLRLSYALGDDQLLEGAQRLQRLFT
- a CDS encoding MaoC/PaaZ C-terminal domain-containing protein, which produces MSPLEVGAVVAERTVHLTRESLVRYAGASGDFNPIHYRDDVAERVGLPGVLAHGMLTMGLAVATIGEWLGDTGRVQEYGVRFTRPVVVDAEAGADVTVTAKVGAVDETGARIDLTVTHGDTTVLGKAQVRVSLPA
- a CDS encoding Rossmann-like and DUF2520 domain-containing protein, with the protein product MTSPSLSARSPHPSVSVVGAGRLGTVIARALRAAGLTTHGPTRRGEPVPAADVTLLCVPDGEIAAMVATLRGPATLIGHTSGATPLGAADFALHPLQTFLGDERPGILHGIGCAVAGRAPDALATATGLADTLGMRPFAVADEHRATYHAAASVASNYLVTLQDAAERLLAPLGLAGDEARAILAPLVRSTVDNWAARGPEAALTGPIARGDEATVRRQRDAVRAHAAELLPLFDALADRTRALAARTAIPTQAAAPVQAPAPAQGRRAS
- a CDS encoding UDP-N-acetylmuramate dehydrogenase, which produces MPKIAPIPLSELTTLRVGGTPARMVEATTRDELVETLRALWDDREPWLVLGGGSNVLVADEPFDGTVVLIRTQGVKRLPSPREGFERLRVQAGHEWDRLVAFTVDEGLAGIAAMSGIPGTAGAAPIQNIGAYGQEVVQTLVEVELLDESTGEVSVVPAAELGLGLRTSVLKQHYGSVPVRPAVVLSITLELERVGRGDVPVRGAQLRQALGLDASAAVSLAWIRETVLRIRAGKGMVLDETDADTHSAGSFFQNPVVSASFARTLPDDCPRWPMAPDADPVTVIPLGSWDGQVPVRRPAVPDVKLSAAWLIEHVGLRKGFRLPRSRAGLSTKHALALTNRGGATAGEVAELARLAVQRVQSDFGIILQPEPVLVGVEL
- the panC gene encoding pantoate--beta-alanine ligase, with protein sequence MRIVRTVAEVRAAVAEARRDGRTVGLVPTMGAFHEGHLSLIRRARETTGLVVVSLFVNPTQFAPGEDLSTYPRDEARDAALAERSGADVLFAPEPAEVYPDGFATTVHVSGVTEVLCGAARGAHHFDGVATVVAKLFGMVAPDVAFFGQKDAQQVLVVRRLVRDLDMPVRIEACPIVREADGLAMSSRNVYLTDDDRRRATALNRALAAAERVVESGETGADAVLAAARAELAAAGVDPEYLELRDPDDLHEVDRIAPAALLAVAARVGAARLIDNRILKERR
- a CDS encoding ABC transporter ATP-binding protein, with product MAETAVRVQSLRKTYGDRAVVDGVTFDIARGETFALLGPNGAGKSTTVEILEGYRRRSGGDVHVLGVDPEGGGLDWKARLGIVLQTAGQAGTATVREQLRQFAGFFPNPRDVDEVIAAVGLEDRASTRIAKLSGGQQRRVDVALGIVGNPELLFLDEPTTGFDPHARREFWELIRRLQTGGTTIVLTTHYLDEAAQLADRVAVIARGRLRAIGPVAGLGSAEARVPIVRWIEDGRPREERTTTPLALARALGERLGDEPLGLEIVRPSLEDIYLTLVADDAPQAEEAAR
- a CDS encoding ABC transporter permease translates to MNAVRLGVHRAGYEIRGYFRSPDQVFFTFLFPVLMLSLFATIFSEVGPGGDAGLPAVSAGQYYLPGMIAAGLLLSGVQNLAIDIAMERSDGTLKRLGGTPLPAVSYFIGKFAQVAVTGTLQVGLLLVVSVLAFDVELPADGERWLVFAWVFVLGLATSALLGIALSAVPRSGRSASAVVIPIVLVLQFVSGVYLAFFLLPEWLQNAASAFPLKWMAQGMRSVFLPDGYRVMEQGGEWNLAGVAIALGVWLVVGLVLARLTFRWTRRDA
- the panD gene encoding aspartate 1-decarboxylase; this encodes MRRTMLKSKIHRATITGSDLNYVGSITIDPDLLERADIREHEQVHVVDVNNGSRFETYTIAGVRGSGTVQVNGAAARLVHAGDTVIVISYADYDEAELDAYEPVVVHVDRDNAIITVDDAVAELRTPPAQHDLAGLRARDVFA
- the panB gene encoding 3-methyl-2-oxobutanoate hydroxymethyltransferase, with translation MSVQPAASARRPVTLPELAERKALGQPIAMITAYDYASARVAEAAGADMVLVGDSAAMTVLGYPSTVPVSVDEMIMLTAAVRRGLSVPLLVADLPFGSYERSDEQAVETAQRFVKETGCDAVKIERGGTTVDRARAIVAAGIAVVGHVGLTPQTAVLAGGFRAQGRTAEAALEVCRAAVALQDAGCSAIVFEAIPSDVTEVVMPLMRIPVIGIGAGPATDGQVLVFHDVLGMHDGHQPRFVKRYASLLESMTAAVTDYVAEVHAGAFPTAAHGYGMAAGEAERLRELIALSEIGLRHPVTDPSPTTLVS